A section of the Fusarium falciforme chromosome 8, complete sequence genome encodes:
- a CDS encoding DNA-directed RNA polymerase subunit encodes MNIAQPVASGVESVEFTFLSPKEIRSISVKRIENDSTFDNLLNPVPGGLYDPALGSWGDAPCTTCNLNQSTCPGHAGHIQLPVPVYHPVFMDQAYRLLKAACVYCKGFRLPQKELHKYVCKLKLLQHGLIQEAHIVGAIGENDLAIELGDFSGLESEAEEEGDSNSIDNVTRARDRYVDKCLRGIKVKRGETKRGKHEGASEMRREIIKEFLAEITKRRICASCGGISPSYRKDRFVKVFERSLSDKEKAKMAQKNFKQADAMARVHQATTKQRPDGYSSDEGVADVGSPTREKAQADEDGADQDIDMPDADTAAAAVPQRYISAMEVQARLNELFTKEQELMALLYNAKPATRSSSKVTPDMFFLTILMVPPNRYRPEARTGDSQISEAQQNSLYKNILRGCGKIAQLHAHLQEERADVNQLHQAWTELQESVNALIDKDKNPVQGAAAKRNEDGIKQKLEKKEGLFRKNMMGKRVNYAARSVISPDPNIETNEIGVPPVFAKKLTYPEPVTSHNFRDMQQAVINGVDKWPGAFAIENENGQIVNLRNKSVDDRVSLANQLLAPTSSNAARTRNKKVYRHLTNGDVVLMNRQPTLHKPSIMGHRVRVLPNEKTIRMHYANCNTYNADFDGDEMNMHFPQNEVARAEALQIADTDHQYLSYTAGKPLRGLIQDHISVSVALCNRDTFFSRGDYQQLVYNALRPESGHIVGERIELVAPAVIRPVPRWTGKQVITTILKNMQPPNCGGLCMRAETQIKASQWGKDSEEGVVLFQDGEFITGILDKSQIGPSSGGVVHAVHEIYGPAIAGKLLSSLGRLLTRYLNMRAFSCGMDDLRLTPEGEKARREALVPANTVGLNVASSYVSLEQNPGPRDPLLLERLEEVMRDDSKQEGLDLLMKEGLSGITDKVQTACVPNGLEKPFPKNQMQAMTTSGAKGSRVNASLISCNLGQQVLEGRRVPIMVSGKSLPCFNPFETHARAGGYIVQRFLTGIRPQEYYFHHMAGREGLIDTAVKTSRSGYLQRCVIKGMEGLTVAYDTTVRDADGSMIQFLYGEDGLDVTKQKYLNDFSFILENVTSQAAQLKYDPSIGDRLGQHREVIAKYMKKALKHVKAHDPKAQDPLSSMFNPATTAFATSENFYQAMTSYLKENKDGLVRDKSDKKKLALSRVSLNRKNAEMLFAMKYLRSLVEPGEAVGIVAGQSVGEPSTQMTLNTFHLAGHSAKNVTLGIPRLREILMTASDKISTPAMSLYPIDEMSTADAETFAKSISVLPLGYILDSISVEEKVGRGKMYGSAKVYRVDLKFFASEEYTKTYAISVSDVMDAVERKLLHRLLSFVKKDIKKRQSQSTMATPEIGVKAGVVETAAPNAEAIRDEDDDDDEGDDDATNAKQRANRTEAVSYGPNDDDDDAVQQEMARDAADDMDEDEGIGSSPRMAPVDDDDDEDGIDWSAKARTERVLDSYAEVTDFTFDAKSGTDCSFTLEFDSTIPKVLMLNLVQEAVKKTVVQEISGVGACTFVEEKGVRVIHTAGVNLQAMQRYSDFIDPHRIQTNDIAAVLAVYGVEAARSNIVQELAGVFGSHGIKVDNRHLNLIGDHMTRNGGFTPFNRMGLKGNVSPFTKMSFETTLSFLKDAVLDGDWDDLATPSGRSVMGKLGKVGTGGFNVLAQLPTYHVDSLA; translated from the exons ATGAATATCGCACAGCCTGTCGCCTCCGGGGTGGAGAGTGTCGAGTTTACGTTCCTGTCGCCAAAGGAGATCCGATCCATTTCGGTGAAGCGAATCGAGAACGACAGTACCTTCGACAACCTCCTCAATCCAGTACCAGGCGGTCTGTACGATCCTGCGCTCGGTTCTTGGGGTGATGCGCC ATGCACAACTTGTAACTTGAACCAGTCTACGTGCCCCGGCCATGCCGGACACATCCAACTCCCCGTCCCTGTCTATCACCCAGTGTTTATGGACCAGGCCTATCGACTCCTCAAAGCCGCCTGCGTGTACTGCAAGGGCTTTCGACTCCCCCAGAAAGAATTGCACAAGTATGTGTGCAAGctgaagctcctccagcatGGCTTGATTCAGGAAGCGCACATTGTTGGCGCCATTGGCGAGAATGACCTAGCCATCGAGCTGGGTGACTTTTCAGGACTGGAAagtgaggccgaggaggaaggtgACAGCAATTCCATCGACAACGTCACTCGCGCAAGAGACAGATATGTCGACAAGTGTCTTCGCGGCATCAAGGTCAAGCGAGGTGAAACGAAGCGAGGAAAACACGAGGGCGCAAGCGAAATGCGACGAGAGATCATCAAGGAATTTCTTGCCGAGATCACCAAGAGGAGAATATGCGCCAGCTGTGGCGGTATCTCCCCATCCTATCGCAAGGATCGCTTTGTCAAGGTTTTCGAGAGATCCTTGTcagacaaggagaaggccaagatggctCAGAAGAACTTCAAGCAAGCCGACGCTATGGCGAGAGTTCACCAAGCTACGACAAAGCAGAGGCCGGATGGATATTCATCCGACGAGGGTGTTGCGGATGTGGGCTCGCCAACTCGCGAAAAGGCGCaggctgatgaggatggtgcTGATCAAGATATCGACATGCCCGACGCCGAcaccgctgctgctgccgtcCCGCAGAGGTACATCAGTGCAATGGAAGTCCAAGCACGCCTGAACGAGCTTTTCACCAAGGAACAGGAACTGATGGCTCTTCTTTACAATGCCAAGCCAGCCACACGAAGCTCCTCCAAGGTTACTCCGGACATGTTCTTCCTGACGATCCTCATGGTACCGCCCAACCGATACCGTCCAGAGGCTCGTACGGGCGACTCCCAAATCTCGGAGGCTCAACAGAACTCGCTGTACAAGAACATTCTTAGAGGTTGCGGAAAAATTGCCCAGCTTCATGCGCATCTCCAGGAAGAGCGAGCAGATGTCAACCAGCTTCACCAGGCCTGGACCGAGTTGCAAGAGTCAGTCAACGCCCTCATTGACAAGGATAAGAACCCAGTCCAGGGCGCCGCGGCAAAGCGCAATGAAGACGGTATCAAGCAGAAGCTTGAGAAGAAAGAGGGTCTGTTCAGAAAGAACATGATGGGAAAGCGAGTCAACTACGCCGCCCGAAGTGTCATCTCGCCGGATCCCAACATCGAGACCAACGAAATCGGTGTTCCGCCTGTATtcgccaagaagctcacatATCCCGAACCGGTGACCAGCCATAACTTCCGCGACATGCAGCAGGCCGTCATCAATGGTGTGGACAAGTGGCCCGGCGCTTTCGCGATCGAGAATGAGAACGGTCAAATCGTCAACCTTCGAAACAAGTCCGTTGACGACCGCGTGTCACTGGCAAACCAGCTTCTCGCTCCTACAAGCAGCAACGCTGCTCGAACCAGGAACAAGAAGGTCTATCGTCACCTCACCAACGGTGATGTTGTCTTGATGAACCGTCAGCCGACCCTGCACAAGCCGTCCATCATGGGACATCGAGTACGAGTTCTGCCGAACGAGAAGACGATCCGAATGCACTACGCCAACTGTAACACCTACAACGCCGATTTCGATGGTGATGAAATGAACATGCATTTCCCCCAGAACGAAGTTGCCCGAGCCGAAGCCCTTCAGATTGCCGACACCGATCACCAGTACCTGTCCTACACCGCAGGGAAGCCCCTCCGGGGTCTCATTCAGGATCACATTTCCGTGTCCGTCGCCCTCTGCAACCGAGACACGTTTTTCAGCCGCGGTGATTATCAACAGCTGGTGTACAACGCCTTACGCCCTGAAAGCGGACACATCGTCGGCGAGAGGATTGAGCTTGTCGCCCCAGCCGTGATCCGGCCAGTTCCCAGGTGGACCGGCAAGCAAGTCATCACCACTATCCTCAAGAACATGCAGCCACCCAACTGTGGCGGTCTTTGCATGAGGGCAGAGACTCAGATCAAGGCCAGTCAGTGGGGCAAAGACTCGGAAGAGGGTGTCGTTCTGTTCCAGGATGGCGAATTCATTACTGGAATCCTGGATAAGTCACAGATTGGTCCCAGTTCGGGTGGTGTTGTCCACGCTGTTCATGAGATTTACGGCCCTGCTATTGCAGGTAAGCTGCTCAGCAGTCTCGGCAGATTGCTGACCAGGTACCTCAACATGCGAGCCTTTTCCTGTGGTATGGACGATCTGCGACTCACTCCCGAAGGAGAGAAGGCCCGACGAGAAGCGCTTGTACCTGCCAATACAGTCGGTCTCAACGTCGCTTCGTCGTATGTCTCTCTGGAGCAGAACCCTGGTCCCCGTGATCCCCTGCTTCTTGAGCGCCTGGAGGAGGTTATGCGCGACGACAGCAAGCAGGAGGGTCTCGATCTTCTGATGAAGGAAGGTCTCAGTGGTATCACGGACAAGGTTCAGACAGCATGTGTTCCCAACGGTCTGGAAAAGCCATTCCCCAAGAACCAGATGCAGGCCATGACAACATCTGGTGCAAAGGGATCCCGAGTCAACGCATCCCTGATTTCTTGTAACCTTGGTCAGCAAGTTTTGGAAGGCAGACGTGTGCCTATCATGGTCAGCGGCAAGTCGCTGCCATGCTTCAACCCATTCGAGACTCATGCTCGAGCTGGCGGTTACATCGTGCAGCGCTTCTTGACTGGCATTCGTCCTCAGGAATATTACTTCCATCACATGGCTGGCCGAGAAGGTCTGATCGATACAGCTGTCAAGACGTCCAGATCCGGATATCTGCAGAGATGTGTCATCAAGGGCATGGAGGGCCTGACCGTCGCCTACGATACTACCGTGCGAGATGCCGATGGCTCTATGATCCAGTTCCTATATGGAGAGGATGGTCTTGATGTGACCAAGCAAAAGTATCTGAACGACTTCAGCTTCATTCTGGAGAACGTCACTTCCCAGGCTGCCCAGCTCAAGTACGACCCTAGCATCGGAGATCGGCTCGGGCAGCACCGAGAAGTCATCGCCAAGTACATGAAGAAGGCCCTCAAGCATGTCAAGGCTCATGACCCCAAGGCTCAGGACCCACTCTCCAGCATGTTCAACCCGGCGACCACTGCCTTTGCTACCTCGGAGAATTTCTACCAAGCCATGACCTCCTATCTCAAGGAAAACAAGGACGGTCTGGTGCGGGACAAGTcagacaagaagaagctcgctCTTTCTCGTGTTAGTCTCAACAGGAAGAATGCCGAGATGCTGTTTGCGATGAAGTACCTACGATCTCTTGTCGAGCCCGGCGAGGCTGTTGGTATCGTGGCAGGCCAGTCTGTTGGTGAGCCTTCAACACAGATGACACTGAACACGTTCCATTTGGCTGGTCACTCGGCCAAGAACGTCACTCTGGGTATTCCGCGATTGCGGGAAATTCTCATGACTGCTAGTGACAAGATTTCTACGCCAGCCATGTCCCTTTACCCGATTGATGAGATGTCCACGGCGGACGCGGAGACATTTGCCAAGTCCATCTCGGTCCTGCCTCTGGGCTACATTCTGGATAGCATCTCagtcgaggagaaggttgGACGTGGCAAGATGTACGGTTCCGCCAAGGTTTACCGGGTTGACCTCAAGTTTTTCGCCTCTGAAGAGTACACGAAGACGTACGCCATCAGTGTCTCGGATGTCATGGACGCCGTTGAGCGAAAGCTGCTCCACcgtcttctttcttttgtGAAGAAGGACATTAAGAAGCGACAGAGTCAGTCTACCATGGCCACGCCTGAGATCGGTGTCAAGGCCGGCGTGGTGGAAACGGCGGCACCTAATGCCGAAGCCATCcgggatgaggacgacgatgatgacgaaggcgatgacgatgccaCAAATGCCAAGCAGCGGGCTAACCGGACCGAGGCGGTATCCTACGGccccaacgacgacgacgatgatgctgttCAGCAGGAGATGGCACGTGACGCTGCTGATGATatggacgaggacgaaggcATCGGAAGTAGCCCGCGTATGGCccctgttgatgatgatgatgatgaagatggcatcgACTGGTCAGCAAAGGCACGAACCGAGCGCGTGCTGGATTCATACGCCGAAGTCACGGACTTTACATTCGACGCAAAGAGTGGAACCGACTGCAGCTTCACCCTCGAGTTTGACTCGACTATCCCCAAGGTCCTCATGCTCAATCTCGTGCAGGAGGCCGTCAAGAAGACGGTGGTTCAGGAGATCTCCGGCGTGGGAGCCTGCACCTTTGTGGAAGAGAAGGGCGTCCGCGTCATTCACACGGCGGGAGTGAACCTACAGGCGATGCAAAGGTACAGCGATTTCATCGACCCCCATCGAATCCAGACCAACGACATTGCGGCCGTGCTGGCAGTATACGGTGTTGAGGCGGCTCGCAGCAACATCGTCCAGGAGCTGGCTGGTGTCTTCGGATCCCACGGCATCAAGGTCGACAACCGCCACCTGAACCTGATTGGCGACCACATGACGAGGAACGGTGGATTCACGCCGTTCAACCGAATGGGTCTGAAGGGCAACGTCAGCCCCTTCACCAAGATGAGTTTCGAGACGACACTATCGTTCCTCAAGGATGCCGTGCTCGACGGCGATTGGGATGACCTCGCCACGCCCAGCGGTCGGTCGGTGATGGGCAAGCTTGGAAAGGTTGGGACAGGAGGGTTCAATGTTTTGGCGCAGCTTCCTACATACCATGTTGATTCTCTGGCGTAA
- a CDS encoding Pentafunctional AROM polypeptide, producing the protein MAEAKKPGPERISILGEANIIVDHGLWLNFVADDLLQNTPTSTYVLITDTNLFDTYVPAFQARFEAAAEGKATRLLTYTIPPGEASKSRETKAEIEDWMLSQQCTRDTVIIALGGGVMGDMIGYVAATFMRGVRFVQVPTTLLAMVDSSIGGKTAIDTPMGKNLVGAFWQPKRIYIDLTFLETLPVREFINGMAEVVKTAAIWNETEFTVLEESAAHILECIRSKGEGRLTPIKDVLKRIVTGSAGVKAEVVSSDEREGGLRNLLNFGHSIGHAIEAILTPQLLHGEAVAIGMVKEAELARYLGVLRPGAVARLVKCIASYDLPTSIHDKRVVKLTAGKKCPVDVLLQKMGVDKKNDGQKKKIVLLSAIGKCYEPRASVVDDKTIRTILSPSIQVMPGVPSNLDVTVTPPGSKSISNRALVLAALGSGSCRIKNLLHSDDTEYMLSAIHQLGGASYSWQDAGEVLVVDGKGGSLKASKEALYLGNAGTASRFLTTVVALCSPSESASSTILTGNARMKVRPIGPLVDALRSNGVEIEYQGKENSLPLRVDAAGGLKGGVIELAATVSSQYVSSILMAAPYAKNPVTLRLVGGKPISQPYIDMTISMMASFGVHVTASPDEPNTYHIPQGQYQNPSEYIIESDASSATYPLAVAAITGTTCTIPNIGSKSLQGDARFAVDVLQPMGCTVNQSDYSTTVTGPAPGELKALPHVDMEPMTDAFLTASVLAAVASGKTQITGIANQRVKECNRIAAMKDQLAKFGVQCNELDDGIEVLGKGQDGGISAPTVGIHCYDDHRVAMSFSVLAVASPSPVIVTERECVGKTWPGWWDILSQAFKVDMVGHEPDANADEEDSKSSVMERSVFIIGMRGAGKTTAGNWMAKMLGWKFIDLDQELERRAGCTIPEMIRGSRGWEGFRADELSLLKDVMAKNSHGHIFSCGGGLVETPEARQLLKDYGRNGGNVLLIHRDTDQVVEYLMRDKTRPAYTSEIREVYLRRKDFYQECSNLLYYSPHSESSGSKSEIPHDFRQFVSSISGRSTHLKDVMDKDHSFFVSLTVPDLNEAASLIPEVVVGSDAVELRVDLLQDRSVDSVTRQVSILRALAKKPIVFTLRTVSQGGKFPDEAYEEGLELYRLALRMGMEYVDVEMTLPENIIQTVTESRGHSRIIASHHDPQGTMSWKNASWIPFYNRALQFGDIIKLVGVARSSEDNFDLAKFKTRMQEAQKTPMIAMNMGKAGKLSRVLNKFLTPVSHPALPFKAAPGQMSAAEIRRGLALLGDLDPCNFYLFGKPISASRSPALHNTLFSQTGLPHQYHRLETDNIQDVREVLQAPDFGGASVTIPLKLDIMGQVDELSEAARTIGAVNTVVPIGKADASGRRRLQGDNTDWRGMVHALRDEGVEEQADSETRGAAMVVGSGGTTRAAIFALHSLGFGPIYIAARNQAKADALAADFPAEYQLQGLSQASDADKVSSNLNVVISTIPADRPIDPSLQELVGALLSRPAVGTERRVLLEMAYKPSHTPIMQLADEAGNWTTIPGLEVLASQGWYQFELWTGITPLYRDARSAVLGS; encoded by the exons ATGGCGGAAGCCAAGAAACCAGGTCCCGAGCGGATCTCGATTCTGGGCGAGGCCAATATCATTGTTGATCATGGCCTTTGGCTCAACTTTGTCGCCGACGACCTCCTCCAAAACACCCCAACCTCGACATACGTCCTGATCACCGATACGAACCTCTTCGACACGTATGTGCCCGCCTTCCAAGCTCGATTcgaggccgccgccgagggcaAGGCGACCCGCCTGCTCACCTACACAATTCCTCCGGGTGAGGCTTCCAAGAGCAGGGAGACAAAGGCCGAGATTGAGGACTGGATGCTCTCGCAACAATGCACTCGTGAcaccgtcatcatcgccctTGGTGGCGGTGTTATGGGTGACATGATCGGCTATGTCGCAGCAACCTTTATGCGTGGTGTTCGCTTTGTTCAAGTCCCAACCACATTGCTGGCCATGGTTGACTCATCCATTGGCGGAAAGACTGCCATTGACACCCCAATGGGCAAGAACCTGGTCGGCGCCTTCTGGCAGCCCAAACGCATCTACATTGACTTGACCTTCCTCGAGACCCTTCCTGTCCGTGAGTTCATCAACGGCATGGCCGAGGTGGTCAAGACTGCGGCCATTTGGAACGAAACCGAATTCACCGTGCTTGAGGAGTCCGCAGCTCACATCCTCGAGTGCATCCGATCCAAGGGCGAAGGTCGATTGACACCCATCAAGGATGTGCTGAAGCGCATTGTCACTGGATCGGCGGGTGTCAAGGCAGAGGTTGTTTCCAGCGATGAGCGCGAGGGTGGTCTTCGCAACCTCCTCAACTTTGGCCATTCCATTGGACACGCAATTGAGGCCATTCTTACGCCCCAGTTGCTTCACGGAGAAGCTGTGGCAATCGGTATGGTCAAGGAAGCCGAGCTGGCTCGCTATCTAGGTGTTCTGCGCCCGGGTGCTGTCGCCAGGCTTGTCAAGTGCATAGCCAGCTACGATCTCCCAACTTCAATTCATGACAAGCGCGTTGTCAAATTGACTGCTGGCAAGAAGTGTCCTGTCGACGTCTTACTTCAGAAGATGGGAGTCGACAAGAAGAACGATggccaaaagaagaagattgtGCTCCTGTCTGCCATCGGCAAGTGCTACGAGCCCCGTGCCAGTGTTGTCGACGACAAGACGATCCGAACTATTCTGTCGCCTTCCATCCAAGTGATGCCTGGTGTACCAAGCAACTTGGATGTCACCGTCACCCCACCGGGTTCCAAGAGCATCTCCAATCGAGCCTTGGTCCTGGCAGCTCTTGGTTCGGGATCTTGCCGTATCAAGAATCTCCTTCACTCAGATGACACTGAGTATATGCTGTCAGCTATTCATCAGCTTGGGGGAGCTTCCTACTCTTGGCAGGATGCCGGAGAGGTTTTGGTTGTCGATGGCAAGGGAGGGAGCCTCAAGGCTAGCAAGGAGGCTCTCTATCTAGGCAACGCCGGAACAGCATCCCGCTTCTTGACCACGGTCGTCGCTCTGTGCTCTCCAAGTGAAAGTGCCAGCTCTACCATCCTTACTGGCAATGCGAGGATGAAGGTCCGTCCGATCGGCCCGCTAGTCGATGCTCTACGTTCGAACGGCGTTGAGATCGAATACCAGGGCAAGGAAAACAGCCTTCCCCTGCGCGTTGATGCAGCCGGGGGACTCAAGGGAGGTGTCATCGAGCTCGCGGCCACCGTTTCGTCTCAATACGTTTCGTCAATCCTCATGGCAGCTCCTTATGCCAAGAACCCAGTGACCCTACGCCTGGTGGGTGGTAAACCCATCTCCCAGCCTTACATCGACATGACGATttcgatgatggcatccttTGGCGTTCATGTGACTGCTTCCCCGGATGAACCGAACACCTACCACATCCCTCAGGGCCAGTACCAGAACCCAAGCGAGTACATCATTGAGAGTGACGCCAGCTCTGCCACTTATCCTTTGGCGGTTGCTGCCATCACTGGCACAACATGTACTATTCCCAACATTGGGTCAAAGTCGCTCCAGGGCGACGCTCGCTTTGCTGTCGATGTGCTGCAGCCCATGGGCTGCACCGTCAACCAGTCGGACTACTCCACCACAGTCACTGGCCCTGCACCTGGTGAGCTAAAGGCATTGCCTCATGTTGACATGGAACCCATGACGGACGCATTCCTTACAGCATCAGTGTTGGCTGCTGTGGCGTCCGGGAAAACACAGATCACCGGTATTGCCAACCAGCGAGTCAAGGAATGTAACCGAATTGCGGCCATGAAGGACCAGCTGGCCAAGTTTGGTGTTCAGTGCAACGAACTTGATGATGGTATTGAGGTTCTCGGGAAGGGACAGGATGGTGGCATCTCAGCACCAACGGTTGGCATCCATTGCTACGATGATCACCGTGTTGCCATGAGCTTCAGTGTGCTTGCAGTCGCATCACCCAGCCCCGTCATCGTCACTGAACGAGAGTGTGTGGGCAAGACATGGCCTGGCTGGTGGGACATCCTATCGCAGGCCTTCAAGGTTGACATGGTTGGTCATGAGCCAGACGCCAatgctgatgaggaggatagCAAGAGCTCGGTTATGGAGCGCTCAGTGTTCATCATTGGGATGCGAGGCGCCGGCAAGACCACGGCTGGCAACTGGATGGCCAAGATGTTGGGCTGGAAATTCATCGACCTGGATCAAGAGCTGGAGAGACGGGCTGGATGCACGATTCCCGAGATGATCAGAGGCAGCCGTGGGTGGGAAGGCTTCCGAGCAGACGAGTTGTCTCTTCTGAAGGACGTGATGGCGAAGAACTCACACGGCCATATCTTCTCTTGTGGCGGTGGCCTGGTCGAAACGCCCGAGGCCAGGCAGCTCCTTAAGGACTATGGCAGAAATGGTGGCAATGTCCTGCTCATCCACCGTGACACAGATCAGGTGGTGGAGTACCTGATGCGAGACAAGACTCGCCCGGCCTACACCAGCGAGATCCGAGAAGTCTATCTCCGCAGGAAAGACTTTTATCAAGAGTGCAGCAACCTTCTCTACTACAGCCCGCACTCGGAGTCCTCTGGCTCGAAGAGCGAGATTCCGCATGACTTCCGGCAGTTTGTGTCCTCCATTTCAGGCAGAAGCACGCATCTCAAGGATGTGATGGATAAGGACCACAGTTTCTTTGTGTCTCTGACCGTTCCCGATCTGAATGAGGCGGCTAGCTTGATCCCGGAAGTTGTTGTCGGCTCCGACGCGGTTGAGTTGAGAGTTGATCTCCTTCAGGATCGGTCTGTCGACTCAGTCACACGACAAGTGTCCATCCTTCGGgccctggccaagaagcccatTGTCTTCACTCTACGGACCGTGTCTCAGGGAGGGAAGTTCCCGGACGAGGCCTACGAGGAAGGTCTTGAGCTTTACCGCTTGGCTCTCCGAATGGGCATGGAGTATGTCGATGTCGAGATGACCTTGCCCGAAAACATCATCCAGACCGTCACGGAGTCTCGCGGTCACTCACGCATCATTGCTTCACACCACGACCCCCAGGGCACCATGTCATGGAAGAATGCTTCTTGGATTCCATTCTACAACCGTGCCCTCCAGTTCGGTGACATTATCAAGCTCGTTGGCGTTGCGCGCAGCTCCGAAGACAACTTTGACCTCGCCAAGTTCAAGACCAGGATGCAGGAGGCACAGAAGACGCCGATGATCGCCATGAACATGGGCAAGGCGGGCAAGCTCAGTCGTGTGCTCAACAAGTTCTTGACGCCCGTCTCCCACCCTGCCTTGCCCTTCAAGGCTGCACCTGGGCAGATGTCGGCGGCCGAGATCCGTCGCGGTCTGGCATTGTTGGGCGACCTAGATCCATGCAACTTCTACTTGTTTGGAAAGCCGATTTCAGCTTCTCGGTCGCCTGCGCTTCACAACACCCTGTTCAGCCAGACAGGCTTGCCTCACCAGTACCACCGTTTGGAGACGGACAACATCCAGGATGTTCGTGAGGTTCTGCAGGCACCTGATTTTGGAGGTGCTTCTGTGACCATCCCTCTGAAGCTGGACATCATGGGTCAAGTCGACGAGCTCTCGGAAGCAGCGCGTACGATTGGTGCCGTCAACACTGTTGTGCCGATAGGTAAGGCTGATGCCAGTGGCCGTCGACGTCTCCAGGGAGACAACACGGACTGGAGGGGCATGGTTCACGCTCTTCGTGACGAAGGAGTGGAGGAGCAGGCCGATTCCGAGACCAGGGGAGCGGCCATGGTGGTTGGGTCAGGTGGCACTACTCGAGCAGCCATCTTTGCCCTCCATTCCCTCGGCTTTGGTCCAATCTACATTGCGGCACGAAACCAGGCTAAGGCGGATGCGCTCGCAGCTGACTTCCCAGCTGAGTACCAATTGCAAGGTCTGAGCCAGGCTTCAGACGCTGACAAGGTGTCTTCAAACCTCAATGTCGTCATCAGCACTATCCCAGCTGATCGACCCATCGACCCAAGTCTCCAAGAGCTCGTCGGTGCTTTGCTCAGCCGACCGGCTGTGGGCACAGAGCGTCGTGTTCTTCTCGAGATGGCCTACAAGCCTAGCCACACCCCGATTATGCAGCTGGCGGACGAGGCAGGTAACTGGACCACTATCCCCGGTCTGGAGGTTCTGGCGTCTCAGGGTTGGTATCAA TTTGAACTGTGGACTGGCATCACGCCCTTGTACCGTGACGCTCGTTCGGCCGTCCTAGGTTCATAG